The Triplophysa dalaica isolate WHDGS20190420 chromosome 20, ASM1584641v1, whole genome shotgun sequence genome segment TGCAGGAGTGGTATAAAAAGTTTGTGGTAGAATGTCCGAGCGGGACCCTGTTCATGCACGAGTTCAAGAGCTTCTTTGGGGTAACTGATAACCCGGAAGCAGCAGATTACATAGAAAACATGTTCCGTGCATTTGACAAAAATGGGGTAAGTGAATCACAAATACTGCTCAACATTTTTCTCCACAAttctatttcaaaatattaatattaggATGCACAcgtataatatttttattaggcctaatatttatttaatacctGTGAACCTGATTATACAATTTTGGATTAGAAGAGAAAGTGGGccgtttctgtttgtttattctcagatttccttcccttttattttttcataggACAACACTATTGATTTTTTGGAATACGTTGCAGCCTTGAATCTTGTGCTTCGAGGAAAGCTGGAGCACAAATTAAAAtggacttttaaaatgtatgacaaGGATGGTAGTGGCTGCATTGACAAAACCGAGCTAAAGGAGATTGTCGAGGTAATCATCCCTTGTGTCCAATTCAAAAACTACAGGGAGTGTAATGCCTCAATggttttcaaagtaaaaaaaggtTGTGTAACATAATGTTGTGttaaatatgataatataacTGGTTTAAATAACTTTGACCTTGATATGAAACTTTATAGTGAGATGTTTACAAGGGACTAATAAATATGACATGTATGATTGCAGAATTTATGTAATAAGAACACTGTTACCGCAGTTAGGTTATATTTATACTTAAGTGCATTcttaaatttacttttattcataCTTAATCAAATTCTTGGAAACAACATGGGCATGAATAATCTGAAAATCAGGCTGTTCTGTCATAAAAATAAGATTATTTCATGCTGTTGATTTGTTAGTCCAATGTGACATCCTGTGTAATGTTTACTTTTACAGTCAATCTATAGACTAAAGAAAGCCTGTCACGGTGAACTTGATGACGAATGCAACCTACTGACCCCAGATCAGGTGGTGGACCGAATATTTGAGCTAGTGGACGAGAATGGAGATGGTAAAACTTctgattttactttttgtttgtttgctttgttggTGATTAATTACAAGTAATTGTTAAAACAGTTCTCGTAAtactttcatttataaattcacTTTAAATTGTGTAATTCATAATTCTTTGTTGAAATGTACTGAGCTGATGTAGTTTGTGTCTGCAGGGGAGTTGTCTCTGGATGAGTTCATTGACGGGGCACGACGTGACAAGTGGGTCATGAAGATGCTGCAGATGGATGTTAACCCTGGAGAGTGGATCAATGAACAACGACGCAGGAGCGACAACTTTTGAATAAGCCCTTAAACCTTTACCATAAGCCTGTCCCTTAAACCTAGCACACATAGCACAGATAATATATAGCTTCTCAATTAGAAATGTTAGCACCGCGAACATTAATGTTAGTTCTCAtcatctttttttatgaaataaggTGTGAAGTGTGATTTCCGGATTCTCCACTAGTTCCTGCGAAACGCGAGATCCAGGGGGCCAGGTTGTCTCTAGATCCAGTCTACTCCCATtgcattgtgattggtcgaCACTGGATCTAGTCTCCTCCTACTTCGTCTTGATTTGTCGATTGGTGGACACGTCATACACCTGTTGTTCCTCTACCATTTCCGGATTAAGTTTTAACTAAAG includes the following:
- the guca1b gene encoding guanylyl cyclase-activating protein 2 — its product is MGQRLSEDSDDTEIDVAELQEWYKKFVVECPSGTLFMHEFKSFFGVTDNPEAADYIENMFRAFDKNGDNTIDFLEYVAALNLVLRGKLEHKLKWTFKMYDKDGSGCIDKTELKEIVESIYRLKKACHGELDDECNLLTPDQVVDRIFELVDENGDGELSLDEFIDGARRDKWVMKMLQMDVNPGEWINEQRRRSDNF